From the Streptococcus sanguinis genome, the window GTTTAAAAGCTTAGTCCTGGTAGGGACTAAGGTCTAACTGGTACATCTGGCGGTACAAGTCCCCAATTAGCCCTGCAAAAGGCAGCTGGTGTCCATTATAAGTGATGGAAAGTACTTTGAGCGAGTCA encodes:
- a CDS encoding DUF4649 family protein, whose product is MVELTYLDSYKVKRTLTYEDFDEFLLAFSGCVTVPDSLKVLSITYNGHQLPFAGLIGDLYRQMYQLDLSPYQD